From Scomber scombrus chromosome 6, fScoSco1.1, whole genome shotgun sequence, the proteins below share one genomic window:
- the avpr1aa gene encoding arginine vasopressin receptor 1Aa codes for MHTPDYALLLSGGNQSLAFSSTYDLKMGTTGNNTVHPNGSDPFARNEDVAQIEIMVLSITFVVAVIGNVSVLLAMYNTKKKMSRMHLFIKHLSLADLVVAFFQVLPQLCWEVTFRFYGPDFLCRIVKHLQVMGMFASTYMMVMMTLDRYIAICHPLKTLQQPTQRSYIMIVSTWMCSLVLSTPQYFIFSLSEIKNGSDVYDCWANFIEPWGAKAYITWITVGIFLVPVVILMMCYGFICHSIWKNIKYKKRKTTAGAASKNGMIGKNSVSSVTTISRAKLRTVKMTFVIVLAYIICWAPFFTVQMWSVWDENFQWADSENTAVTLSALLASLNSCCNPWIYMIFSGHLLQDFVHCFSWCHKMNTNFKKEDSDSSLRRTTLLTKMTNRSPTGSSSNWRELDNSPKSSIQAE; via the exons ATGCACACTCCTGACTATGCGCTGCTCCTGAGCGGAGGCAACCAGTCTCTCGCTTTCAGTTCAACGTATGATCTAAAGATGGGGACGACGGGAAACAACACCGTCCACCCGAATGGGTCCGACCCGTTTGCCAGAAACGAGGATGTGGCGCAAATTGAGATAATGGTTCTGAGCATCACATTCGTGGTTGCTGTGATTGGGAATGTCAGCGTCCTGCTGGCCATGTACAACACTAAGAAGAAGATGTCGAGGATGCACCTTTTCATCAAACACCTCAGCCTGGCCGACCTGGTGGTCGCCTTCTTCCAGGTGCTGCCACAGCTCTGCTGGGAGGTTACCTTCCGCTTCTATGGTCCAGACTTCCTCTGCAGGATAGTCAAACACCTCCAGGTGATGGGGATGTTTGCGTCCACATacatgatggtgatgatgaccCTGGACCGTTATATCGCCATATGCCACCCTCTGAAAACCCTCCAGCAGCCCACCCAGCGCTCCTACATCATGATCGTCTCCACGTGGATGTGCAGCCTGGTGCTCAGCACTCCGCAATACTTCATCTTCTCCCTGAGCGAGATCAAGAACGGCTCGGACGTCTACGACTGCTGGGCGAACTTTATCGAGCCGTGGGGTGCCAAGGCGTACATCACCTGGATAACCGTGGGCATCTTTCTAGTGCCAGTGGTCATACTCATGATGTGCTACGGGTTCATCTGCCACAGCATatggaaaaatatcaaatataagaAGAGGAAAACGACAGCTGGTGCTGCGAGTAAGAACGGGATGATTGGAAAGAATTCAGTGAGCAGCGTCACAACTATATCAAGAGCCAAATTGAGGACtgttaaaatgacttttgtGATAGTTTTAGCGTACATCATTTGCTGGGCACCGTTTTTCACAGTGCAGATGTGGTCTGTGTGGGATGAGAACTTCCAATGGGCAG ATTCTGAGAACACAGCAGTGACTCTGTCTGCACTCCTTGCCAGTCTCAACAGCTGCTGTAACCCATGGATATACATGATCTTCAGTGGTCACCTCCTCCAGGATTTTGTGCACTGCTTCTCCTGGTGTCACAAAATGAACACTAACTTCAAGAAAGAAGACTCAGACAGCAGTCTCCGCAGAACAACACTGCTGACTAAGATGACAAATCGGAGCCCAACTGGCAGTTCTAGCAACTGGAGAGAACTGGATAATTCTCCAAAGTCCTCCATTCAAGCAGAGTGA